The region GGAGCACATAGAGGGCCATCGCCAGCATCACGACGCCGAAGATCTGGCTGACCCGGTTCATCCAGCCGCCCGGTTTGGGGATGAGCTTGTCGGCTCCCAGGCCCATAAGCAGCAGCGGCATTCCGGCGCCGATCCCCATCACGAAGAGGCTGAGGCCTCCCAGCACGGCATCGCCGGTCATCGAGATGAAGATCACCGCCCCGCTGATGACGGGCGCGGTGCAGGTGCCCACGATCAGGGCAGAGAGGGCGCCCATAATTGCGGTGCCCAGCAGCCCCTTGCCCTGGGCTTCGTCGCTGGCTTTGGTGAGTTTGCTCTGCCAGGAGGCGGGCAGGCCCAGCTCGAAGTAGCCAAAAAGCGAGAAGGCCAGGGCCACGAAGAGCCCCGCCATCGGGATCATCACCCAGGGGTTATTCAGATGGGCTTGGATATCGAAGCCCAGCAGTCCGGCGACGATTCCGATGAGGGCGTAGGTGGCTGCCATGGAGACCACATAGACCAGCGAAATGATAAAGGCGGTGGAACGGCTCACCCCTCCCTCTTTGCCCGCCTGTTTGACCAGGATCGACGAGAGGATGGGGATCATCGGCAGGATGCAAGGAGTCAGAGCCAACAGCAGCCCGGCGATGAAAAAGAGCAGCAGGACAAAAAGGACCCCCTCATCGGCCAATGCCCGGGCGATCTTGGCGCTGTTGCCCTCTTTGGCCAGAGTGGAGATTTTGGCGAAGAAACCAGGGTGTTCAGCTTTCGCTGAAGATTTTGGATTTTGGATTTTGGATTTTGGATGGGTTTGGTCGTTGGTCGTTGGTCGTTGAGAGCTGAGCGTTGAGCGTTGAGCGTTGAGCGTTGAGGATTTGTTTTCTTCGGTTGCTCGGTTGCTCGGTTGCTCGGTTGCTCGGTTACTGGATTCCTCATTTGAAGGCTCCGCCTTCAGGTCGAAGGTGTATTTCTGGGGGGCGTAGCAGATGCCGGCGTCGCTGCAGCCGCTCAGGTCGATCTCCAGGGTGAAAGGGCCTTCGATGCCTTTCTCCCTTAGCTTCTGGAGGGGGATGTCGATGTTGAGGGTACCGTAATAGACCTTCTGGCCTTCGTAATCTACGGGTTCGGGTTTTTTGACATCGAGCTCGAAACTTTTGGGCTTGATGATTTTGAAATGGAGGTCTTTGGCGTAGATGTGGATCTTTTCTCCCAGTTTGACGGTGGTTTTGATCTTGTCCCCCCGGATCTTGGCCTGGACTTTGAAAGCCTGATCGGGGGTGAGGAACTTGCGCTGGAGATGAAATCCGCCGCTGCTTCCAAAGCCGGCCTGGAGCCAGAGCATCGGAGTGAGCAGCAATCCCGCGATTATAATGAGACGTCGTAACATTCAGTTTCCTCCCGGAAAATTTTGATAGTTTTATTGTACCTTTTTGCCGTGTAGTGCTTTGGCACATAGACTCGGCGAAACTATAACGCATATTTGTTAATTCAAAGTATCACTATAAAGGAAACGAATGAGTAACCGTTTGATCCACGAGCAGTCCCCCTACCTGCGGCAGCACGCCGAGAATCCTGTGGATTGGTATCCCTGGGGGGATGAGGCCTTTGAAAAAGCAAGGCGGGAGGATAAGCCGATCTTCCTCTCCATCGGTTACAGTGCCTGCCACTGGTGTCACGTGATGGAGCGGGAGAGTTTCGAAAATCCCGAGCTGGCAAAGCTGCTCAATGAACATTTTGTCTCCATCAAAGTGGACCGGGAGGAACGCCCCGATATCGACAAGCACTTTCAGGAGGTCTTCGTGACGATGAACGGCAGGGCCGGGGGGTGGCCGCTGAGTATTTTTATGACGCCGGAGAAAATTCCTTTCTACTCGGCGACCTATATTCCCCCCGAGCCCCGCTACGGGATGATGGGATTTGGGGAGCTGCTGGAGACCATCGCCGCCAAATATGCCAAGGATCGCGAAACCCTCATCGAGAAGGGGCGGGAAGTCCTGGAGTTCATCAAACCCAAGGATAAGATCCAGGCGACCCGGATCGACGCTCAGCTCGAGTCGATCGTGCTCAAGCAGATCAAACAGGTCTATGAACCGAACTTCGGTGGCTTCGGCGGTGCGCCAAAATTCCCCCACGCTTCGACCCTGCGCCTGGCCCTGGCGATGCTGCAGCTGCGCGATGATAAGGAGCTGGAGCGTATCGTGCGTCATACCCTGGAGAGTATGGCGTTGGGCGGGCTCTACGACCTGGTCGACGGAGGTTTTTGCCGCTACAGCACCGACGAGAAGTGGCTGGTGCCCCATTTCGAGAAGATGACTTATGACAATGCTCTGCTGGCGGAGGTCTATGCTAAAGCGGCCGCTGTCTTTGAAAACGAGGATTATTGGCAAATCGCCCGGGAGACTTTGGACTTTATGCTGGAGCGGATGATGGAGGGGAATCTCTTTTTCTCCGCCAGCGATGCCGACAGTGAGGGAGAGGAGGGCGAATACTTCGTCTACGACTATGCCGAAGCGGTGGAAGCCTTTGCCCGGGCGGGGATCACGGAGCCGGAGCTTGCGGCCCGGAAGTTGGGGATGAGCCCGGAGGGGAATTTCGAAGGGAAAAACATCCCGCGTTTAAGCGCTTTTCAAGAGCGTAACGATCCTCAGCTCAACAAGGCCCTGAAGGTTTTGAAAGAGCTCAGAGCGAAGCGTTGCTATCCCTTTATCGACCGCAAGATTCAGAGCTCCTGGAACGCGATGATGATCCGCGCGCTTTTCGTGGCGGGACGTCGGGAGCCGCGTTACCTGGAGCAGGCGAAACGCAGCCTAGAGGCGTTGGAGGGGAAAATGACTGCAGGCGTGTGGATCTTCCACTCGGCCCTTATCGATATGGAGCCGAAGATCGAGGGCTTTTTGGAAGATTACGCCTGGTGGATCAGCGCCCTGCTGGAGGGGTACCGCAGCACCCTGGATGAGCGTTATCTGATCCGAGCTACGGAGCTGGGCAACGAGGCGATCCGCCGCTTCTACGACCGGGGGCGCTGGCGGATCGACGACGGGGAGTTCCGGGAGGTCTGTGAGGATACCGATACGGGCTACCCCTCGGCCCTGGCGGTGATGACGGAGGCCCTGCTGGGGATTCGGGCCCTCATCGACCCGGTCTACGACAAATTCATCGCCCGGACCCTGGAGGTCCACTCCTATCAGCTGATGCGCCAACCCATCGCCCGGCCTACGCTGGCAGAGGCGGCTATCCGCCATTTGCGCGACGACTTGATCGTCAAAGGGGCCCTAGAGCGGCTCCGCCCCCATATCCCCGAGATCGACGGTATCGGATATCCCTGGTTCTGGCTCCGAACCGCCTTTGAGAGCGGCTATATGCTCTGCGGAACCCGGAACTGCTTTGCCAATGAGGAGAGCTTCGAAATGATCCGCAAAGCGGTGAGCTACTGGGTGAATGAGGAATTAGGAATGAGGAATGAGGAACCGAATAACCGAATAACAGAGTAACCGAGTAACCGAGTAACCGAGCAACCGAGCAACCGAGCAACCGAATTCTCAACGCTCAACGCTTAGCTCTCAGTTCTCAGCTCTTTCAATAGATCACTCTTGCCAGATAGAGCCCCTCTGGAGGGGCTAAACGGGTGGTGTATCGCTTACCGAGCTCAAGTTGTTCTTTGAGCTGTTCCAGGCTCAGTTCACCGTTGGCGACGGCTGCGGCGGCGTGGACCATCATCCGTACCTGCGCCCGGAGAAATCCGTCGGCGTGGAAGTAGATGTAGCCGTATTTTCCCCTCCGGAGAAAATAGGCCCGGGTGATCGTGCGGATGTTGTGGGCGGTTTCGGAGCCGGTTTTGAGAAAGTGGCTGAAGTCGTGGCGTCCCTGGAAAGTTTTCAGGGCTTCACTGAGTTTTGCTTCGTCGGCAATGGCGAGTCCGGCGACATACTTTCGCTCGAAAATAGAGGGTTCTCGGCGGAAAATGTAGCGGTAGATCCGCTCTTTGGCGTCGTAACGGGCATGGAAATCGGCCGGAACGGGGGTGAGGTGCTTGAAGCGGATGGCGTCGAGGCGCCGATTGAGGTGGATCTGCAGTTCATCCAGGGGTTGTTTCGCCCAGTGAGGAGGGAGGTCGAAGTGGATCACCTGTCCCGTGGCGTGGACGCCGGCGTCGGTGCGACCGCTCCCAACGATGGGAGTACCGATCCCCAGTGAAGCCAGGGCCCGCTCCAGAGCCCCCTGTACGGTGCGGGGCGTGCGCTTCTGGCGCTGAAATCCCTCGAAGGCCGATCCGTCGTAGGCGATGACCGCTTTGATCCGCTGCATCGTCAGAAGCTCCTGAGCACCCTGCGGCGCAGCAGGAAGATCCCCAGAGCCAGCAGGAAGATGACCAGGGCGATAAAAAGAGGAACGCTACCGCTCTTTTGGAGGATCGCCGCCGGCAGGTAGACGGCCAGGGCGGTAATGAAGATCACCGCGATCGAGAGGCTGCGCTGATAGCGGGGATTGTAAAAGGTCAAAGCGGCGATGATCCCAAAAGCGAGGATGGGTGTCAGCGAAACGAAAATCAGATAGAGAAGTTTCCCCCGTCGCCCCTTGTCGTGCAACGCCTTTTTCCAATACTCTCGGCTCGTGACGATGCTCTGATAGACGTTGCGGGGATATTGATAGATATCGAGCTCCCGGTAATGAAGGTTCTCGACCTTTTTGGGGTCGCTGGTCTCCCCCGTGCCGTTGCGCAGGGTCAGGGTAAAGCGCTTGCCGTCGTTGGCCACTCTTCCTTCCCGGGCGATGAAGAGCTGGTAGGCCCCCTTGGTGCCCTGGTTGAAGAGAACCATATTCCGATAGGTGTCGTTGGCGTCTTTGCTCTCGACGAAGACGTGGTAGCTGCCGAAATTCTGGCTGAGTTTGTTGGGGGAGATATTGAGGGTGGCTTCGGCGATCTTCTGGCGCTTGAAGTGGTTGAGCTTCTGCTTCATCTGAGGGTAGAGCATCACGGAGAGGACCAAAAGCAGGGCGGTAAAGAGCAGGAGCGTCGGGATCATAAAGCGAAGCACCTTCCCGGGGGTATGGCCCAGGGAGAAGAGGGCGATGAACTCGTTCTCCTCGGAGAAACGGGTGAAGGTATTGGCCAGGGCGGCGATCAGGGAGAGGGGAACGGTGTAGAAGAAGATCTCCGGAAGCATATAGCCAAAAAGCTGCACCAGCTCCCTAAACTCCAGGTTGACCCGGGAGGAGAGGATGGAGAGCTGAATGACGAAGATCAGGGAAACCACCAGCAAAAAGGGGAGGAAGACCAGGAGATAGGCTTTGGCGAAAGACCAGAGGATATAGCGCCGTGTTTTACCCATAGATGAGCTGCTCCAAAAGCCGATAGATCGGTTTGTCGAAGAGATAGAGGATCAGGGTTCCCAGGGAGAGAAAGGGCACGAAGGGGATCATCGTATCTTTGGCGAGCAGGGAGGGAAGGATCGCCAGGATTGCCGAGAGAAAGAGGGCGATGAAAAATCCGGGAAGCCCGAGTAGGGCCGCCATCGTTCCGGCCACGATCACATCGGCACCGCCCATCGCCTCTTTTTTGAGGGCTTTGCCAAGCAGCCAGGCCAAGAGCCAGAGCCCTCCGGCGGCAAGTGCTGCATCCCGAAGGGCCGTGACAAGAACCTCCCAATCGCCCAGCTGCCAGGCGTGGGCCGCCGCCGCCAGCAGGGCCGTGACGAGGGCGAAAAAGTTGACCGAATCGGGGACAGCGAAATACTCGAAGTCGATCATACTCAGAGCCAGCAGGGCCGAAAAGGTTGCCGCGATGAAGAGAAAATAGAGGATCGCGGGGAGACCGGGTTGCTGCAGCTGGGGGGCGAGCTTGAAGTAGAGGGCCGTCCAGAGCAGGGCATTGAGCAATTCCACCAGGGGGTAGCGGGCACTGATCGGCTCACGGCAAAAGGCGCAGCGCCCCCGCAGGGCGATCCAGGAGAGCAGGGGGACATTGTGATACCAGTGCAGGCTCTCGCCGCATTTGGGGCAGTGGGAACCGGGCCAGGCGATATTCTCCCCCCGGGGAGTGCGGTAGATCACCACGTTGAGAAAGGAGCCCACCAGGAGCCCGAGGATGAAGGCCGCCGCAGCGCCCAAAAAGATTCCCGTCATTTAAATGCCTCCGAATTTACGGTTTCTGTTTTTGAAATCATCGATGATGCTTTGGAGCTCTTCGACGGAAAAGTCGGGCCAGTAGGTCGGGGTAAAGGCCAGTTCCGTGTAGCTGAGCTGCCAAAGCAGAAAATTGCTCAGCCGCTGCTCCCCGCTGGTGCGGATCAACAGATCGACATCCGTATACGGAGTGTCCAGATGGCGGCTGATGTTCTCTTCGCTTGGCTCTTCGCCCGCTGCGAGGCAGCGCCGGACACTGCGGACGATCTCATCCCGCCCTCCGTAGTTGAGAGCCAGGATCTGGGTGAGGCGGCGGTTGTTCCGCGTCAGCTCCCGGGTCGCTTCGAGGGTTTGGCGCAGTTTGGAGCCGAAGGGGCTCAGATCCCCGATGGTTTCGAAACGGATCCCGTGCTCCATATAGTGCTCCTGCTCCTGGCGGATATACTTTTCGAGCAGGTGCATCAGGTAGTCCACTTCCATCTTGGGGCGTTTCCAATTCTCGGTGCTGAAAGCATAGAGAGTCAGTGTCTCGATCTCCGGCTCCTTGGCGCAGTACTCGGTGACACGTCGAACCGTTTCGACCCCCGCTTCGTGGCCCTTGGTGCGGCGCAGGCCCCGCTCGGCCGCCCAGCGTCCGTTGCCGTCCATAATGATGGCGAGATGTCGGAGGGTGTTACTCATCGGCTGCCAGCCTCTTCGCCTGCTCGAGGATGCTGAAGGCCAGCTCCGATTTGGGGGCGGTATGCAGCTCTGTCTCCTCATCCGCCGTGATGAAAGTGACGGCGTTCTCATCTTTGCCGAAGCCTTTGCCTTCGCCGACGTGGTTGTAGCAAACCGCATCGACCCCTTTTTCCTCCAGGAGTTTGCGGGCGTTCTCCCTGCCCGCTTCGCTGTCGGTCTCGGCTTTGAAAGCGACGGAGACGATCCCGCTTTTGTCCAGAGAAGCGAGAAGGTCGGGGTTGCGGACCAGCTCCAGCGTCCAAGTCTCCCCGAGAGTATTCTTTTTGAGTTTGCCCTCCTGGGGGAAGCGGGGGCGGTAGTCGCTGACTGCCGCCGCCATAAAGAGGTAGGGGGTCTTTTGGACCATTCCGACGGGGTTGGGGTTGTTCATACTGGGTTTGCTCATCACCCCTTTTTTGGCGACCCGGATGCAGTCGACGAGGTATTCGCCCATCTCTTCGGCGCTCTCCACATCGATGGTGTAGACCTTTTGGGGCAGACCCTCGTTGGCGACGGTGCGCAGGTAGCAGACATCGGCGCCCCGGAGCCAGAGGGCGGTCGCCAGGGCGTCGGCCATTTTGCCGCTGGAGCGGTTGCCGATGTAGCGCACGGGGTCGATCGCTTCCCGGGTGCCGCCGCCGGTGACGACCGCTTTGCGGTCCTGCCAAAAAGGATCACGCAGCAGGGCCCGCGCCCCCTGGTAAAAGATCTCCAGAGGCTCGGCCAGGGCGCCGCTGCCTTCGTCACCGCAGGCGAGGAGCTTTTCGGCGGGTTCGATGACGGTGACGTCGTTGACCTTGAGCATTTTGAGGGAGCCTTCGGTGTAGTGGCTGCGGAGCATTTGGGTATTGGCCGCGGGGGCCACCAGGAGGGGCCCGGCGTAGGCCAGGGCGCTCTGGAGCAGCAGGTTGTCGGCGATCCCTTTGGAGAGCTTGTTGAGGGTGTTGGCGGTGGCGGGTGCGATGATGAAGGCTTCGGCCCATTTGCCCACGTCGATATGGTTGAGTGGGCCGCTCCAGCTCTCGGTAGATTCGGTGAGCACGGGGCGGCGGGTAAGGGCTTCGAAGGTGAGCGGGGAGACGAAGCGCTCGGCGGCGGGGGTCATCACCACCTGCACCTCAGCTCCGGCTTTGATGAAGAGCCTCGCTACGTCACAGGCTTTATAAGCGGCGATGGAGCCGCTGACGCCCAGGAGGATGCGGCGTCCCTGGAGATCGACTTTGGGGGTCATGCGCGGCCTTTGTTGAAAAATTTGCGGTAGAAGCCTTCGACGATCTTGAGAGGAGTGCGGCTGATGGCCAGAGCCCCCGAGGGAACATCCCGGGTGACGGTGCTGCCCGCGGCGATGATGCTCTCATCCTCCACGGTCACGGGGGCGACCAGTTGGGTGTCGCTGCCGATGAAGACGTTTTTGCCGATGATGGTCTTGTATTTGGCTTTGCCGTCGTAATTACAGGTGATAGTGCCGGCGCCGATGTTGGTACCTTCGTCGATCTCGCTGTCGCCCAGGTAGCTCAGGTGGCCCGCTTTGACCCCCTTGAGGATGGACTTTTTGACTTCGACGAAGTTGCCGATATGGGTATGCGAAAGGTTCGATCCTGGGCGGATACGGGCCATAGGCCCCACGTCGCCGTCACGGATCACGGAATCCTCGATGACGCTGTGGGCTTTGATGTGGGCATTTTCGATGCGGCAGCGGCCGTGGATCTGCACACCGCTTTCGAGCTCGCACTCCCCGAGGAACTCCGCCCGGCAGTCGATATAGATCGTCTCGGGCAGGCGCATTGTGACCCCCTCCAGCATCCAGTAGCGCCGGATGCGCCGCTGCATGATCTCCTCGGCATGGGCCAGGTCCACTCGGGAGTTGACCCCCTTGAACTCCTCCTCTTCGACGAAGACCGGCTTGACGTGGCGTCCCTCTTCGACCGCCATTTTGACGATGTCGGTGAGGTAGTATTCCTGTTGGGCATTGTCATTGGAAAGGGCGGGGATATAGCGCTCCAACAGTTCGCGTTTGACGCAGTAGACCCCGGCATTGACGGTCTGGATGAGGCGCTGTTCGGGGCTGCAGTCCTTCTCTTCGACGATCTCTTTGACTTCGCCTTTTTCGATGACGACCCGTCCGTAGCCGCTGGGGTCCTCCACGTCGATGACACTCATCGCGATATCTCCGCCGGCATCGACGAGGCGGAGCAGGGAGCTGGTGGTCACCAGAGGCATATCGCCGTTGAGGATCAGCACCCGATCGTGCCGGTAGTCGATCCCCCGGAGGGCTCCGCCCGTGCCGGGATAATTCTCGGCATCCTGACGGTGGATCTTGATCTTTTTGTATTCGCTTTCGATCGCCTCTTTGACCCGGTCAAATTGATGGTGAAGCACGACCGTGACATCGTCGCTGATCTTCACCGCGGCATCCAGGGCGTGAAAGAGCATCGGTTTCCCGCTGATGGTGTGGAGGACTTTCGGGGTCTTCGATTTCATTCGGGTTCCCTTGCCCGCGGCGAGGATCACGATACTGACAGACATACTTGTTGTTCCTTTTGGGTAAAATCTCTTCAAAATATAGCAATTATATCCAAAGGGAATTAAGGTGAAATGCAGACATTTCGGAGCCTGCGGCAGTTGCACGCTCTACAAATTGGACTATGAAAAGCAGTTGGAGCGCAAAGCAGAGAGGCTGCGGGGGCTTTTGGCCCCTTTTTATGATGGCGAAATAGAGCGCTTTGCCTCCCCAGACTCCCATTACCGGGCCAGGGCGGAGTTTCGTATCTGGCACGAGGGCGGCCGGGCCGACTACGCGATGGGCAATCTGAGCAAGGACGGCAATGTCATTATAGAAGAGTGCCCCAAAGTGATCCGCCCCGTCGAAGAGCGAATGGAGCCGTTGCTGGAGGCGGTCAACGCTTCGCCGGTGCTTTCACGCAAGCTCTTCGGTGTGGAGTTCCTGGCCGCGACGACGGGGGAGTGCCTGATCACGATGCTCTATCATCGTCCGCTGGACGAGAGTTGGGCACGGGAAGCCAGGGCCCTGGAGGAGCAGCTCAACGCTTCGATTATCGGTCGGGCCCGCAAACAGAAGGTCGTCCTCTCCCGGGAGTTTGTCACCGAGGAGCTGGAGATTGATAGTAAAAAATATAAATATCGCCACTACGAGGGGGGATTCACCCAGCCCAACCCCTACGTCAATACCAGGATGATCGCCTGGGCCAGGGAGCGGGCCGCCGAAGCGGGGGGAGGGGATCTGCTGGAAGCCTACTGCGGGTTGGGGAATTTCACCATCCCTTTGGCGGAGAATTTCTCCAAGGTCCTGGCGACGGAGATCAGCAAAAACTCCATCAAAGCCGCCAAAGAGAACTGTGCCCTCAACGGGGTGGAGAATATCGAGTTTGTCCGCCTCAGCTCCGAGGAGATGACTTCTGCCCTACGCAAAGAACGGCAATTTAACCGCCTGAAGGGAATCAATATTGATGAATATGATTTCAAATGCGTCCTAGTAGACCCTCCCCGCGCCGGGTTGGACGAAGCGACACGGGAGTTGATCACCACATTTGAAAATATCATCTACATCTCCTGCAACCCCGAGACCCTGGCACGGGACCTCGAGCGGTTGAGCCAAAGCCACGAAGTGCATGCCGCGGCGAGCTTCGACCAGTTTCCCCACACGGAGCATTTGGAGAGTGGGGTCTTTTTGCAGAGGAGGCAGATCAATCCTTGACGAAAGGTAAAAGTATGACTGAAGTATTAGCCAATTACACAGCGGACATTTCAGAATTGAAACAGAATCCCTGTGAGCTGATCAAAAGGGCTGAGGGACAGGCCGTGGCGATTTTGCACCACAACAGACCCAGCGCTTATCTTCTCCCTGCTGAACTTTATGAACAAATGATAGATATTCTGGAGGATTATGCTTTGACCCAGGAGCTTAAGAAGCGCTTGAACGATGAAGAAAAACCAATAACAGTAAAACTCGATGAACTATGAGTCAACGTCTATCCCAAAAGCTCAAAGGAAAGCATTGAACAAAGAACAATCCAAAATCCAAAATCCAAAATCCAAAATCTCCAATCCCTGGCTCTTCCCCACCGCCCAGAAAAACGACTTCGTTTTCACCCCCTCTCCCAGGGATTTCACCGTCAAAGAAATTCCCCTTTATGAGTTTTCAGGCGAAGGGGAGCACCTGATCGTGCAGGTGCGCAAGAAGGGGTTCTCGACCTGGGAGTTGACCGACCGGCTGAGCAACCGTCTGGGTATTCCCAGGCGGCAGATCGGCTATGCGGGGCTCAAGGACAAGCACGCCTTGACCACTCAGTATCTCTCTTTACCCGCCGCTTGTGAAAAGTCGTTGGAAGGAATGGAACTGGAAGGGGTGAAAATCCTCGACGTGACCCGTCACGACAACAAGCTCAGGGTCGGGCATCTCAAAGGCAACCGCTTCCGCCTGCGTTTCAAAAAGGTTTTGGGGGTGCAGAAGGAGAAGATCGACTCCGTGCTCGATTGGATCGAGCGCTGGGGGATGCCCAACTACTTCGGCCTCCAGCGATTCGGCACCGAAGGGAACAATTGGCAGGAGGGCCTGGCGCTGGTAGAGGGACGCTTGAAGATCCGCGAGCGCAAAATGCGGGAGTTCCTCATCAGTGCCTATCAGAGCAGGCTCTTCAACGATTGGTTGAGCCGGCGTATCGGGCTGAGCCGGTTGCTGGAAGAGTTTGGCGAACGGGAGGTAGAAACGATCGAGAAACTTCCCGCCGGATCGCTCTCAGGGGTCAAAAAACAGGAGCACTTTTTCAAAATCCTCTCGGGGGATCTGATGATGCACTATCCCTATGGCAGGCTCTTCCCGGCCGAGGATCTCGACTCCGAAGCGGCAAAGTTCGCCGCCAAAGACCGGGCTCCCACCGGTCTGCTGCCCGGTCGGAAGGTCAAGCGGGCCGAAGGGACTGCCCGGTTGATCGAAGAGCTTTATGACGGCAAGAGGATTTCGGAGCAGGGGAGCCGCCGATATGCGTGGGTCTTTCCATCGGAGATCCACCGCCGCTATGTGCCGGAGAAGGCGCATTATGAGCTGAGCTTCACACTGCCGAAAGGGAGCTATGCGACGGTGCTGGTGGCGATGCTGAAAGGGAAATGGAATGAGGAGTGAGGAATTATGGTTTGCGTTACACGGTAACGCTTTTATTTGAAGTGATGGGACGATGAAAAGAGTTGACGAAATTCGGGATTTTGTCGAAAAGGCCGAGGCGATCCTGGTCACTGCGGGTGCTGGGATGGGGGTCGATAGCGGTTTGCCCGATTTTCGGGGGGATGAGGGGTTTTGGCGGGCCTATCCGCCCCTGAAGAAACTGGGGATACGTTTCGAAGAGATGGCGAATCCCCGCTGGTTCGAGGATGATCCAGAACTTGCCTGGGCTTTTTACGGTCACCGGCTCAATCTCTACCGTGAAACGGAACCCCACGAGGGGTTTGCGATTCTCCGCCGGCTGATCGCCGCCAAAGGGGGAAACGGTTTTGTCTTTACCTCCAACGTAGACGGGCAGTTTCAGAAAGCGGGCTTCGATGAGCAGGCGATCTATGAAGTGCACGGCTCGATCCACTATTTGCAGTGTCTGCACAATTGCACCGATGCCATCTGGCCCAATGAAGAGGAGGTTCCCGTAGATACAGAGCGTTTCCGGGCCTTGCGTATTCCCCGCTGTCCCCGCTGTGGAGGCGTGGCGCGCCCCAATATCCTGATGTTCGGCGATTGGGGATGGAACAGCAATCGAAGCGAAGCCCAGGCGATAGGATTCGGTGCCTGGCTTGAAAAAAACAGAGCGAAACAGATGGCGATCATTGAGGTTGGGGCCGGAACTGCTGTGCCTACCGTCCGCCGTCAAGGGGAAGTTTTGGCCGCGAAGCTTCCCGGAGCCCGACTCATCCGCATCAATCCCGGAGAGCCTCAGATCGATGAAAGGCTTGGCTGGGGATTACCCCTGGGAGGTTTGGAGGGGATTTGTGCGATCGTGGGTCGGGAGTGAACCCGCTCTCAAAAGATCCAGTAACTTTAGAGGTTATTGATCGGGGCAAGAGAGAGCCGGGAGCAGCGACTTTAGTCGCTGAAATGAGCCCACGATCTTTAGGAGTATGCTACTAAAGTCGCCTCTTCTGGACCAATGAACGACAAAAAGCAAGGGTAGAACTTTTCGTAACATCAGTTAGTAAGGGATCTTGTCCTCTTTCTCCTCCCAGAGTTTCAAAAGCCGGGTGCACGTGGGAAGCGGATGACGTGCGAAAGGGATGGGATCGGGTTTTTCACCCCGGATGATTTCGGTGATAAAGGTGTCATCGAAGCCGATTTTTGCGGCCTCCTCTTTGGTGTTGCAGTAGATCACCCGGTCGAGATGGGCCCAGTGGATGGCTGAAAAGCACATAGGACAGGGCTCTCCGGTACAGTAGAGGGTGCAGCCATTCAGGTGAAAGCGCTGTAGTTTTTCCCCGGCTAAGCGGATCGCCAAAATCTCGGCGTGGGCAGTGGGATCGTTGCGCAGCACGACCTCGTTATGGGCGGTGGAGACAATTTCACCCCGGTAAACGATCACAGCGCCGAAGGGTCCGCCGTGGCCCGCTTCTACCCCTTTGCGGGCCTCTCCGATCGCAATCTGAAGATATTCTTCGGTATTCATACGCTCTTCCTCGAGATAATGTTATCTATACTCAATAGCTTTAGTGTAGCAGGGTTTCTGAGGAAATTTTAACGAGTGGGGTCAGAGCATTCCCTCGTCGGCGAAACTGAAATACCCCTCCTTGGTCAAAATGACGTGATCGAGCAGATCGATGCCCACCAGACGGCCTACCTCTTTGAGGCGGTCGGTAATGGCGATATCGGGGCGGCTGGGCGTCAGGGTGCCGCTGGGGTGGTTGTGGGCGACGATGATGC is a window of Nitratifractor salsuginis DSM 16511 DNA encoding:
- the coaBC gene encoding bifunctional phosphopantothenoylcysteine decarboxylase/phosphopantothenate--cysteine ligase CoaBC; its protein translation is MTPKVDLQGRRILLGVSGSIAAYKACDVARLFIKAGAEVQVVMTPAAERFVSPLTFEALTRRPVLTESTESWSGPLNHIDVGKWAEAFIIAPATANTLNKLSKGIADNLLLQSALAYAGPLLVAPAANTQMLRSHYTEGSLKMLKVNDVTVIEPAEKLLACGDEGSGALAEPLEIFYQGARALLRDPFWQDRKAVVTGGGTREAIDPVRYIGNRSSGKMADALATALWLRGADVCYLRTVANEGLPQKVYTIDVESAEEMGEYLVDCIRVAKKGVMSKPSMNNPNPVGMVQKTPYLFMAAAVSDYRPRFPQEGKLKKNTLGETWTLELVRNPDLLASLDKSGIVSVAFKAETDSEAGRENARKLLEEKGVDAVCYNHVGEGKGFGKDENAVTFITADEETELHTAPKSELAFSILEQAKRLAADE
- the uppS gene encoding polyprenyl diphosphate synthase yields the protein MSNTLRHLAIIMDGNGRWAAERGLRRTKGHEAGVETVRRVTEYCAKEPEIETLTLYAFSTENWKRPKMEVDYLMHLLEKYIRQEQEHYMEHGIRFETIGDLSPFGSKLRQTLEATRELTRNNRRLTQILALNYGGRDEIVRSVRRCLAAGEEPSEENISRHLDTPYTDVDLLIRTSGEQRLSNFLLWQLSYTELAFTPTYWPDFSVEELQSIIDDFKNRNRKFGGI
- the glmU gene encoding bifunctional UDP-N-acetylglucosamine diphosphorylase/glucosamine-1-phosphate N-acetyltransferase GlmU; this encodes MSVSIVILAAGKGTRMKSKTPKVLHTISGKPMLFHALDAAVKISDDVTVVLHHQFDRVKEAIESEYKKIKIHRQDAENYPGTGGALRGIDYRHDRVLILNGDMPLVTTSSLLRLVDAGGDIAMSVIDVEDPSGYGRVVIEKGEVKEIVEEKDCSPEQRLIQTVNAGVYCVKRELLERYIPALSNDNAQQEYYLTDIVKMAVEEGRHVKPVFVEEEEFKGVNSRVDLAHAEEIMQRRIRRYWMLEGVTMRLPETIYIDCRAEFLGECELESGVQIHGRCRIENAHIKAHSVIEDSVIRDGDVGPMARIRPGSNLSHTHIGNFVEVKKSILKGVKAGHLSYLGDSEIDEGTNIGAGTITCNYDGKAKYKTIIGKNVFIGSDTQLVAPVTVEDESIIAAGSTVTRDVPSGALAISRTPLKIVEGFYRKFFNKGRA
- a CDS encoding type II toxin-antitoxin system prevent-host-death family antitoxin; protein product: MTEVLANYTADISELKQNPCELIKRAEGQAVAILHHNRPSAYLLPAELYEQMIDILEDYALTQELKKRLNDEEKPITVKLDEL
- the trmA gene encoding tRNA (uridine(54)-C5)-methyltransferase TrmA, which encodes MKCRHFGACGSCTLYKLDYEKQLERKAERLRGLLAPFYDGEIERFASPDSHYRARAEFRIWHEGGRADYAMGNLSKDGNVIIEECPKVIRPVEERMEPLLEAVNASPVLSRKLFGVEFLAATTGECLITMLYHRPLDESWAREARALEEQLNASIIGRARKQKVVLSREFVTEELEIDSKKYKYRHYEGGFTQPNPYVNTRMIAWARERAAEAGGGDLLEAYCGLGNFTIPLAENFSKVLATEISKNSIKAAKENCALNGVENIEFVRLSSEEMTSALRKERQFNRLKGINIDEYDFKCVLVDPPRAGLDEATRELITTFENIIYISCNPETLARDLERLSQSHEVHAAASFDQFPHTEHLESGVFLQRRQINP